A single Thermaerobacter sp. FW80 DNA region contains:
- a CDS encoding NAD(P)H-quinone oxidoreductase, with amino-acid sequence MKAVLVRQPGGAENLVLGEVPTPAPGPGELLVRVRATALNRADILQRRGLYPPPPGASPLLGLEAAGEVAALGEGCEGWRVGDRVFALLPGGGYAQYVTVPAAMALPVPPNLSFEEAAAIPEAFLTAYQTLFWIGRLRAGEWVLIHAGASGVGTAAIQLARDAGARVAVTAGSEAKLEACRQLGAEVALNYKLGPFAPALREAVGERGVDLILDFVGAPYWEQNLECLATDGRLVLIATMGGGVVDRFDLRRLMGKRLQVTGTTLRSRSLEYKVQLTREFAVRVLPKLARGAIRPVIDRVFPWDQVREAHRYMERNLNIGKIVLRVD; translated from the coding sequence ATGAAGGCCGTGCTGGTTCGGCAACCGGGGGGTGCGGAGAACCTGGTGCTCGGCGAGGTGCCGACCCCCGCCCCGGGTCCGGGGGAGCTGCTGGTCCGGGTGCGGGCCACGGCCCTCAATCGGGCCGACATCCTGCAGCGGCGGGGGCTCTATCCCCCGCCGCCCGGCGCCAGCCCCCTGCTCGGCCTGGAGGCGGCGGGCGAGGTGGCGGCGCTGGGCGAGGGATGCGAGGGGTGGCGCGTCGGGGATCGGGTCTTCGCCCTGCTGCCCGGCGGCGGCTACGCCCAGTACGTCACCGTACCGGCCGCCATGGCCCTGCCCGTTCCCCCCAACCTGAGCTTCGAGGAGGCCGCGGCCATCCCCGAGGCCTTCTTGACGGCCTACCAGACCCTCTTCTGGATCGGGCGCCTGCGGGCGGGCGAGTGGGTGCTGATCCACGCGGGCGCCAGCGGCGTCGGCACCGCCGCCATCCAGCTGGCCCGCGATGCGGGCGCCCGGGTGGCGGTGACGGCCGGCAGCGAGGCGAAGCTCGAGGCCTGCCGCCAGCTGGGCGCGGAGGTGGCGCTGAACTACAAGCTGGGCCCCTTCGCCCCCGCCCTGCGGGAGGCCGTCGGCGAGCGCGGGGTCGACCTGATCCTCGACTTCGTCGGGGCGCCCTACTGGGAGCAGAACCTGGAGTGCCTGGCGACCGACGGCCGGCTGGTCCTGATCGCCACCATGGGCGGCGGGGTGGTAGACCGTTTCGACCTGCGACGGCTGATGGGCAAGCGGCTGCAGGTGACGGGCACCACCCTGCGCTCCCGCAGCCTGGAGTACAAGGTCCAGCTCACCCGGGAATTCGCCGTGCGGGTGCTGCCCAAGCTGGCCCGCGGGGCGATCCGCCCGGTGATCGACCGGGTCTTCCCCTGGGATCAGGTGCGGGAGGCCCACCGGTACATGGAGCGCAACCTGAACATCGGCAAGATCGTGCTGCGGGTCGATTGA